In the Bdellovibrionota bacterium genome, CGCGCTTCGAGAATCGAGACGGCAAGGGCATAGCATCGGGTTCGTGCCGACGATGGGGGCGCTCCACGAGGGCCACCTCTCGCTGGTACGGCGATCCAAAGCCGAATGCGACCGTACGGTCATGAGTATTTTTGTAAATCCCCTGCAGTTCGGACCGAAAGAGGACTTCGGCCAGTATCTTCGGCCGATTGAAACGGATCGCGCGCTGGCCAAGAACGCAGGGGTCGACTTCCTTTTTTTCCCGCCGACGGATGAGGTGTACGCGAAGGACCGCTCGACGCACGTGGAGGAAACCTTGATCAGCAGACCGATGGAAGGCGTATTTCGGCCGGACTTCTTTCGCGGCGTCTGTACCGTCGTCTTAAAATTGTTTGCGACGGTTCGGCCCGATCGCTCTTACTTTGGCCAGAAAGACGCGCAACAACTTCGTGTGATTGAAAAAATGACCAACGACTTGAATCTGGACGTGACGATCATCGGCTGCCCTACGGTGCGGGAAAAGGACGGCCTGGCCATGAGTTCGCGAAACGCCTATCTCACTCCGGCCGAGCGCGAAACGGCGCCGACGCTTTATGCCGGCCTAAAAAAAGCTCACGATGCTTTCGAGCGCGGTGAGCGCTCGACCGCAAAATTGGTCGAGAAGGCCAGGAAACATATCGACGCTCAACCCGCCCTTGGCGTGCAATACCTGGAGGCCCGGCGGTGGAGAGATTTCGAGAGTGTCGATCGAATTTCCGAAAAATCCATCCTTGCAGCGGCTGCTTATCTCGGCAAAACTCGCCTGGTTGATAATATTATTCTCCTACCTCCGTCATAGAAACGCGATTCCTGGTAAGTAACATCTCTGTGAAGCGCTGGTTGATCCACGGAACTCTTTTTGTCCTGACGTTCGGCATGGCGACACTCTTTCACGGTCCGCTCTACGCCGTTACGATCATGGGGATCTTGCTGAGCCACGAACTCGGCCATTACCTGATGTGCAAGAAGTACGGTGTCGCAGCTACGTTCCCCATTTTTATTCCGATGCCCAATATCCTGGGTACCTTGGGCGCGGTGATCGCCATGCGAAGTCCGATCCCCAACCGAAAGGCTCTGTTCGATATCGGCGTCGCAGGTCCCCTGGTGGGCCTTGCCCTGGCCCTTCCCGCTATTATCGTGGGGCTCCATTTTTCCGAGATCCGGCCGATGAACGAGATTGCGGGCAAAGAGACGCTCTATTTGGGGGAGCCGGCGCTATTTTCCTGGCTGTCCGAAAAAATACTCGGTCCCATACCCTCGACGCAGGACGTTTTTCTTCATCCCGCCGCCTTTGCCGGTTGGGCCGTTCTATTCGTAACGTCGATCAATCTGTTCCCGGTGGGTCAGCTGGACGGAGGTCACATGCTTTACGCCATGATCGGGAGACGGGCGCGGATCGTATCGTGGGGAGTGGTGCTCGGCCTGGTTTATCTCGCCTTTCGTATCAATCCGATGTGGTTCGGATTCGTCGTCATGATTCTTCTCTTTATTTTTCGACATCCAGCGCCGGTCGACGATGTCACGCCGATCGGACGGACGCGGTGGCTCCTCGGAATTCTCACGTACGTATTGATGGCCGTCTGTTTTTCGGCCGTGCCTTTCGATTTTCGCCCGCCTTCACGATAAATTTTTGTGCCAGTCTTGCTAATGAATTCATAAGTATACCCACATCTTGCGGCGTCTTTTGGCCTGCGACGTCGGCAGACTTCGCGGGAAAAGCCTCAACGTATCGCAGCGGATACGCCTCCGGTTTTCCCACTTGTCTTCCTAGTCTCGGCTCAAAATCCGCTCGCAA is a window encoding:
- the panC gene encoding pantoate--beta-alanine ligase, producing MRVVESIHDLKAALRESRRQGHSIGFVPTMGALHEGHLSLVRRSKAECDRTVMSIFVNPLQFGPKEDFGQYLRPIETDRALAKNAGVDFLFFPPTDEVYAKDRSTHVEETLISRPMEGVFRPDFFRGVCTVVLKLFATVRPDRSYFGQKDAQQLRVIEKMTNDLNLDVTIIGCPTVREKDGLAMSSRNAYLTPAERETAPTLYAGLKKAHDAFERGERSTAKLVEKARKHIDAQPALGVQYLEARRWRDFESVDRISEKSILAAAAYLGKTRLVDNIILLPPS
- a CDS encoding site-2 protease family protein, producing the protein MKRWLIHGTLFVLTFGMATLFHGPLYAVTIMGILLSHELGHYLMCKKYGVAATFPIFIPMPNILGTLGAVIAMRSPIPNRKALFDIGVAGPLVGLALALPAIIVGLHFSEIRPMNEIAGKETLYLGEPALFSWLSEKILGPIPSTQDVFLHPAAFAGWAVLFVTSINLFPVGQLDGGHMLYAMIGRRARIVSWGVVLGLVYLAFRINPMWFGFVVMILLFIFRHPAPVDDVTPIGRTRWLLGILTYVLMAVCFSAVPFDFRPPSR